One Gloeothece verrucosa PCC 7822 DNA window includes the following coding sequences:
- a CDS encoding HEAT repeat domain-containing protein: MIAQTQYTQMAVDTLCEGLNDPIPQIRAKSAESLGKIGSDRAVGSLVSHLYDSDITVRLNIIQALGEIASHNAIPDLVNYLNDPDSTIRSATAETLGKIGSEQAISYLCQSLNDTDSSVRATAVKALGQIGSQEAIPALIQAFHDTDDTVRLNAADAIGKIGSRYS, translated from the coding sequence ATGATTGCCCAAACCCAATACACTCAGATGGCGGTTGATACTCTCTGTGAAGGATTAAATGATCCTATCCCTCAAATTCGCGCTAAATCTGCCGAATCTTTAGGTAAAATAGGCAGCGATCGCGCTGTTGGTTCATTAGTGAGTCATCTATACGACAGTGACATAACCGTCCGTCTTAATATTATCCAAGCCTTGGGAGAAATAGCCAGTCACAACGCTATACCTGATCTCGTTAATTACCTAAATGATCCAGATTCTACTATTCGCAGCGCCACAGCAGAAACCCTCGGAAAAATTGGCAGTGAACAAGCCATATCCTACCTCTGTCAATCTCTCAATGATACAGACTCATCGGTTCGCGCTACCGCCGTTAAAGCATTAGGACAAATTGGTTCACAAGAGGCTATTCCCGCTTTAATACAAGCCTTCCATGATACTGATGATACCGTAAGACTCAATGCGGCTGATGCCATCGGAAAAATAGGTTCACGTTATTCTTAG
- a CDS encoding host attachment protein — protein sequence MNQSVVAVLDGTRARFFTLEPAESPEYQSGPNLIERDCLTNTVKETQGKDLWANTKTGRNRGAGSQAHGYDDHRQNHINEFERSFAKEIVNKLIGLSDEYHPQQVVLVAEPKFLGLVREAITPQLPKSLKLQELAKDLCKMKALELHEYLADKQLLPRRKVAAR from the coding sequence ATGAATCAATCCGTAGTAGCTGTATTAGATGGAACTCGTGCCCGCTTCTTTACCCTAGAACCAGCAGAGTCACCTGAATATCAATCCGGACCCAACCTCATCGAAAGAGATTGTCTTACTAACACAGTTAAAGAAACACAAGGCAAAGATCTCTGGGCCAATACCAAAACCGGACGAAATCGAGGTGCAGGCAGTCAAGCTCATGGCTATGATGATCATCGTCAGAATCATATTAACGAATTTGAACGCAGTTTTGCTAAAGAAATTGTCAATAAACTTATCGGTTTAAGTGATGAGTACCATCCTCAACAAGTGGTTTTAGTCGCTGAACCCAAATTTTTAGGTCTTGTGCGCGAGGCCATCACTCCCCAACTCCCTAAATCTCTCAAATTACAAGAGTTGGCTAAAGATTTATGTAAAATGAAAGCCTTAGAACTTCATGAGTATTTAGCAGATAAACAATTGTTACCTCGTCGCAAAGTTGCCGCTAGATAA
- a CDS encoding DUF1802 family protein, giving the protein MSLSTLTTNHCLKEWEVAVNALEAGKTILLLRKGGIKETQGKFEVKEPQILLYPTYEHQKPDLLKPEYAAQVTAVESGWHPDTVRIGSWAEITDIFAITEEIILKKLYLYHIWNEKFITERLKFKPRQPLYVLLLRVYLLPYPVMISYRSEYGGCKSWIDLNESIDLGDIQPVLDDTQYNQHRSTIGQIVNN; this is encoded by the coding sequence ATGTCACTCTCAACCCTTACCACAAATCACTGCTTAAAAGAATGGGAAGTCGCCGTTAACGCCTTAGAAGCCGGCAAAACCATTTTATTATTACGAAAAGGCGGCATAAAAGAAACACAAGGCAAATTTGAAGTCAAAGAACCACAAATCTTACTCTATCCTACCTACGAACATCAAAAACCCGATTTACTTAAACCCGAATATGCAGCACAAGTGACTGCTGTTGAATCTGGATGGCATCCAGACACCGTAAGAATCGGCAGTTGGGCAGAAATTACTGATATTTTCGCCATTACTGAGGAAATCATCCTTAAAAAATTGTACCTTTACCACATTTGGAATGAAAAATTTATTACAGAAAGATTAAAATTTAAACCGCGTCAGCCGCTCTATGTTCTCTTACTAAGAGTGTATCTATTACCCTATCCTGTAATGATTTCCTATCGTTCAGAATACGGCGGCTGTAAATCTTGGATTGATTTAAACGAATCCATAGACTTAGGAGACATTCAACCGGTACTCGATGACACTCAGTACAATCAACACCGAAGCACAATTGGACAAATTGTCAACAATTAA
- a CDS encoding vWA domain-containing protein: MQVNYSLSQSLIAVNSAATVDLLISFISSASSKDSSRRPLNLSLILDRSGSMAGSALKYAKMAAQKLVEYLTPEDILSVVVYDDFVETIVAPQPVKDQAAIKNQINRINARGCTNLSGGWLTGCDHVKANLSAERLNRVLLLTDGLANVGNSDPKILTKTATEKAEQGIITTTLGFGTYFNEDLLINMANGGKGNFYFIQSPQDAAQVFEIEIESLVSDAVKEGTGGSYMALGKVRRLVQ, encoded by the coding sequence ATGCAAGTCAATTACAGCCTTAGTCAATCTTTGATCGCTGTCAATAGTGCGGCTACAGTAGATCTACTCATCAGTTTTATCAGTTCTGCGAGTAGTAAAGACAGTTCCCGTCGTCCTCTCAATTTAAGTCTTATTTTAGATCGTTCTGGTTCTATGGCGGGTTCAGCTTTAAAGTATGCCAAAATGGCGGCACAAAAATTAGTGGAGTATTTGACTCCAGAGGACATTCTTTCTGTCGTCGTTTATGATGACTTTGTAGAGACGATTGTTGCCCCTCAACCGGTTAAAGATCAAGCCGCTATTAAAAATCAGATTAATCGTATTAATGCCAGAGGATGTACTAACTTAAGCGGCGGTTGGTTAACGGGATGCGATCATGTCAAAGCCAACTTATCCGCCGAACGACTCAATCGAGTATTATTATTAACGGATGGATTAGCCAATGTGGGCAACAGTGATCCGAAAATTTTGACCAAAACCGCCACCGAAAAAGCCGAACAAGGCATTATTACCACGACGTTAGGCTTTGGAACTTATTTTAATGAAGATTTGTTAATTAATATGGCCAATGGCGGCAAAGGCAACTTTTATTTTATTCAATCTCCGCAAGATGCCGCGCAAGTATTCGAGATAGAAATAGAAAGTTTAGTCTCTGATGCAGTTAAAGAAGGAACAGGAGGGTCTTATATGGCGTTAGGGAAGGTGCGGCGATTAGTTCAATAG
- a CDS encoding HEAT repeat domain-containing protein gives MTDWREYEQIIIDDFCQALQADPNPKIRAKVAEILGKIAIGNEKAFLALRQAFLKDKNRQVRISAAEAITQIIPQSNLKSIMSEPSKYNISNPQNVQIVETTAGGDAVIHKYAQQQNLTEAAQQIQDLIEYIQKTNPTTTEEEAVKQIIKQNPTLKTRLVNALKQGGTEALKVFFPLVSIPLETIRGFIEAD, from the coding sequence ATGACCGACTGGCGGGAATATGAACAAATCATTATTGATGATTTTTGCCAAGCCTTACAAGCAGATCCTAACCCGAAAATTCGTGCTAAAGTGGCTGAAATTTTAGGTAAGATAGCAATAGGTAATGAAAAAGCCTTTTTAGCGCTGCGTCAAGCTTTTCTAAAAGATAAAAATAGACAAGTAAGAATTAGTGCGGCTGAAGCCATTACCCAAATTATCCCCCAATCTAACTTAAAATCAATTATGTCAGAACCTTCTAAATATAATATTTCTAATCCTCAAAATGTTCAAATAGTAGAAACCACTGCGGGGGGTGATGCGGTAATTCATAAATACGCCCAACAACAAAATTTAACCGAAGCCGCCCAACAAATTCAAGACTTAATTGAATATATTCAAAAAACTAATCCAACCACCACAGAAGAAGAAGCCGTTAAACAAATTATTAAACAAAATCCGACTCTAAAAACAAGATTAGTTAATGCTTTAAAACAAGGCGGTACAGAAGCGTTAAAAGTATTTTTTCCCTTGGTAAGTATTCCTTTAGAAACCATTCGAGGATTTATCGAAGCTGATTAA